The Sorangiineae bacterium MSr11367 genome window below encodes:
- a CDS encoding cytochrome P450 has product MTDSPRPYPFNDFEGIDLAPAYRDAQETPGLVKVQLPLGEPAWLATRYEDVRLVLSDRRFSRSIALTREQAPRIMPRIAEGIVTMDPPALTRLRNLAVQAFTPRRVEALRPHVRALAHRLIDEMVAKGPPADLVEDYALPIPMSVICELLGVPVADQARFKEWNDSLLSTNTRSAEHVMQNMGELSRYILELVALRRREPRDDLMTALLEAHDVDDRLNERELVLLCIAILVAGYEATSSQIPNFIFTLLKHPEQLARLQANPDCVGDAVEELLRYIPLASAAMFCHYATEDVCVGGAVVRMGEPVFASVGAANRDAEKFAAPDELNVCRDAHAHMAFGHGMHHCIGAALARVELQEALAALVVRLPNLRLHEDVRWKAATFFRGPHAMLVSW; this is encoded by the coding sequence ATGACGGACTCCCCCCGACCGTATCCGTTCAACGACTTCGAGGGCATCGACCTCGCACCCGCCTACCGTGACGCGCAGGAGACGCCGGGCCTGGTCAAGGTGCAGCTTCCCCTCGGCGAGCCTGCGTGGCTGGCCACCCGCTACGAGGACGTGCGCCTCGTGCTCTCGGACCGCCGATTCAGTCGCTCGATCGCCCTGACCCGCGAACAGGCCCCGAGAATCATGCCCCGCATTGCGGAAGGCATCGTCACCATGGATCCGCCGGCCCTCACGCGCCTCCGGAATCTCGCCGTGCAAGCCTTCACGCCCCGCCGGGTCGAGGCCCTGCGTCCGCACGTGCGCGCCCTCGCGCACCGCCTCATCGACGAGATGGTGGCCAAAGGCCCCCCGGCCGACCTGGTCGAGGACTACGCGCTTCCCATTCCCATGTCGGTGATCTGCGAGCTCCTCGGCGTCCCCGTGGCCGATCAGGCGCGCTTCAAGGAATGGAACGACTCCCTGCTCTCGACGAACACGCGGAGTGCCGAACACGTCATGCAGAACATGGGCGAGCTGTCGCGCTACATCCTCGAGCTCGTCGCACTGCGCCGCCGCGAGCCGCGCGACGACCTCATGACGGCGCTGCTCGAGGCCCACGACGTCGACGACCGCCTGAACGAGCGTGAGCTCGTGCTCCTGTGCATTGCCATTTTGGTTGCCGGCTACGAGGCGACGTCTTCGCAAATTCCCAATTTCATCTTTACGTTGTTGAAGCACCCCGAGCAGCTCGCGCGCCTTCAGGCGAACCCCGACTGCGTGGGCGATGCCGTGGAAGAATTGCTTCGCTACATCCCACTGGCCTCGGCGGCCATGTTTTGCCATTACGCGACCGAAGACGTATGCGTCGGCGGCGCGGTCGTGCGCATGGGGGAGCCGGTGTTCGCATCGGTGGGCGCGGCCAATCGCGACGCGGAGAAATTCGCCGCCCCGGACGAGTTGAACGTGTGCCGGGATGCGCATGCCCATATGGCATTTGGACACGGAATGCACCACTGCATCGGGGCCGCCCTGGCGCGGGTCGAGCTGCAAGAGGCGCTCGCCGCCCTGGTCGTTCGCCTGCCGAACCTCCGGCTGCACGAGGACGTCCGCTGGAAGGCGGCGACCTTTTTCCGCGGCCCGCACGCCATGCTGGTGAGCTGGTGA
- a CDS encoding LysR substrate-binding domain-containing protein: MAHPNLLRHAVRPRWTFHVNGESVMVDAGKALVANDVFALRDAALRGTGLVYLARYMVQPQIERGEMVEVLSDYDTDDVVLDAIYVRSRHNASKIQSFLDFLAEQLPKRLGLMNRG, encoded by the coding sequence GTGGCGCACCCGAATCTGTTGCGCCATGCAGTCCGTCCGCGCTGGACCTTCCACGTGAACGGGGAGTCCGTCATGGTGGATGCGGGCAAAGCGCTCGTCGCCAATGACGTTTTCGCACTTCGAGATGCGGCGCTTCGCGGCACCGGGCTCGTGTACTTGGCGCGCTACATGGTGCAACCGCAAATCGAACGCGGTGAGATGGTGGAGGTTCTCTCCGACTACGACACGGACGACGTCGTCCTCGATGCCATCTATGTACGGTCACGCCACAATGCCTCGAAGATCCAGTCGTTCCTCGATTTTCTCGCCGAGCAACTTCCGAAGCGGCTCGGCCTGATGAACCGCGGCTAG
- a CDS encoding AMP-binding protein, which yields MLEGFVNWPAEFAATYRELGYWRGETLGAMLRARAERTPERCAVVDGDRAWTYRELEQRSARWAAGLRQLGIAHGQRVLVQLPNTAEFLSLCFGLFRIGAIPVLALPAHRVTEIVHLTDLSEAVAYVVADIHFGFDYRTLARTVRERCPSVRHVLVAGDAQEFTSLADLDAHAPDAQETEPDPGDVALLLLSGGTTGAPKLIPRTHDDYLCNIRLSAEAAGFHADTRYLVSLPIEHNFALGCPGALGCLYAGGTVVLCRDPSPDTAFALIERERVTATALIPPLVLLWLEAVEWATENLGSLELLQAGGARLKAETAARVRGTLGCTLQQVYGMAEGLLNFTGRDEPDSIVFDTQGRPVAAHDEVRIVDAHDQAVADGELGELQVRGPYTIRGYYRAEAHNRQAFTSDGFYRSGDMVRRLPGGHLVVEGRSKDVINRGGDKVPVEEIENYLLSHPKIRDVALVGIPDDAMGERTCACVIARDAAPTLAELNTHLRSIGVAAFKLLDRSVVLEDFPKTALGKVNKRELAARIAAQPRG from the coding sequence ATGCTCGAAGGCTTCGTAAATTGGCCTGCGGAGTTCGCGGCGACGTACCGCGAACTCGGCTACTGGCGTGGCGAGACACTCGGCGCCATGCTGCGCGCTCGCGCCGAACGAACCCCGGAGCGGTGCGCGGTCGTCGATGGCGATCGCGCGTGGACGTACCGCGAGCTGGAGCAACGCTCCGCGCGATGGGCCGCCGGTTTGCGCCAGCTGGGCATCGCGCACGGGCAGCGCGTGCTGGTGCAATTGCCCAACACGGCGGAGTTTCTCTCCCTGTGCTTCGGGTTATTTCGGATAGGGGCGATTCCGGTGCTCGCCTTGCCCGCGCACCGTGTGACGGAGATTGTCCATTTGACGGATCTCTCCGAGGCCGTGGCGTACGTCGTGGCGGATATCCATTTTGGCTTCGATTACCGCACGTTGGCCCGCACCGTCCGCGAGCGCTGTCCCAGCGTGCGCCATGTGTTGGTCGCAGGCGACGCGCAGGAATTCACGTCGCTCGCCGACCTCGACGCGCACGCCCCGGACGCGCAGGAAACGGAGCCCGATCCGGGCGATGTGGCCTTGTTGCTCTTGTCGGGTGGAACGACGGGGGCGCCCAAGCTGATTCCGCGCACCCACGATGATTACCTCTGCAACATCCGCCTCAGCGCGGAAGCCGCTGGCTTTCACGCCGATACGCGTTATCTGGTCAGTCTACCCATCGAGCACAATTTCGCATTGGGCTGTCCCGGCGCGCTCGGCTGCTTGTACGCGGGCGGCACGGTCGTACTCTGCCGCGACCCCAGCCCCGACACGGCGTTTGCCCTGATTGAACGGGAGCGTGTCACGGCGACGGCGCTGATTCCGCCCTTGGTCTTGCTCTGGTTGGAGGCGGTGGAGTGGGCCACGGAGAACCTGGGCAGCCTCGAGCTCTTGCAAGCGGGAGGGGCTCGTCTCAAAGCCGAAACCGCCGCCCGCGTGCGCGGAACCTTGGGCTGTACCCTGCAACAAGTCTACGGAATGGCCGAAGGCTTGCTCAACTTCACCGGCCGCGACGAGCCCGATTCCATCGTATTCGATACCCAAGGACGCCCCGTGGCGGCGCACGACGAAGTGCGCATCGTCGACGCCCATGACCAAGCGGTGGCCGACGGAGAGCTCGGCGAGCTGCAGGTCCGAGGGCCCTACACCATTCGCGGCTATTACCGCGCCGAGGCGCACAATCGACAGGCATTCACCTCCGACGGCTTTTACCGAAGTGGCGACATGGTGCGCCGATTGCCCGGCGGGCACTTGGTCGTGGAGGGGCGCAGCAAAGACGTCATCAACCGCGGCGGCGACAAAGTGCCCGTCGAGGAAATCGAGAATTACCTCCTCTCGCATCCGAAGATCCGCGACGTCGCCCTGGTTGGCATTCCCGACGACGCCATGGGCGAGCGCACATGTGCATGCGTCATCGCGCGCGATGCCGCCCCAACGCTCGCTGAGCTGAATACGCACTTGCGATCCATCGGCGTCGCCGCCTTCAAGCTTCTCGATCGCAGCGTCGTCCTGGAGGACTTCCCAAAGACGGCCCTGGGCAAGGTCAACAAGCGCGAGCTGGCCGCACGGATCGCCGCGCAGCCTCGCGGCTAG
- a CDS encoding Gfo/Idh/MocA family oxidoreductase, whose translation MKRRVLVAGTAFGRIYLAAVASAPESFELAGVLARGSDYSRDVARQHGVPLYTSVEQVPGDVDIGCVVVRSAATGGDGAELAQALLARGIHVLHEHPVHVREITACLQAAKRGGAAYAVNTLYPNVRPIRRFLAAAARLRPHQRVAFVDAACNSQVAYPLLDVIGRAVGGLRPWSFGGCAPDACGSPFRILHATLGGAPVTLRVQNQVHPEDPDNHSHFMHRLEIGFEAGVLTLADTHGLVLWNPRLHAPRDATGRLQMGGPGTERLAVPSTSIIGGAEAGSYHDVFARTWPEAVVAALRDLCDDIADPARRARAGQWALAVSSAWRDLTARIGMPELIRPGTPQPFPLEDLHDHVL comes from the coding sequence GTGAAACGTCGCGTCCTCGTCGCGGGCACGGCCTTTGGCCGCATTTACCTTGCCGCAGTGGCTTCGGCGCCCGAATCGTTCGAGCTCGCCGGGGTGCTGGCCCGCGGAAGCGATTACTCGCGCGATGTGGCTCGGCAGCACGGCGTGCCGCTCTACACGAGCGTCGAGCAGGTGCCCGGCGACGTGGACATCGGCTGCGTGGTCGTTCGCTCGGCGGCGACGGGCGGCGACGGTGCCGAGTTGGCCCAGGCGCTGCTCGCGCGCGGCATCCACGTGCTCCACGAGCACCCGGTGCACGTCCGCGAGATCACCGCGTGCCTTCAAGCGGCGAAGCGCGGTGGGGCGGCCTACGCCGTGAATACGCTTTACCCGAATGTGCGCCCGATCCGTCGGTTTCTCGCCGCGGCCGCCCGCCTGCGTCCGCACCAACGGGTCGCATTCGTCGATGCGGCGTGCAACAGCCAAGTTGCCTATCCGCTGCTCGACGTGATCGGCCGCGCCGTCGGCGGTCTGCGTCCGTGGTCATTCGGCGGGTGCGCCCCCGACGCGTGCGGCTCCCCGTTCCGCATCCTCCACGCCACCCTGGGCGGTGCACCGGTGACCCTGCGCGTGCAAAACCAAGTGCACCCGGAGGATCCGGACAACCACTCGCACTTCATGCATCGCCTCGAAATCGGTTTCGAGGCCGGGGTGCTGACCCTCGCCGACACCCACGGCCTGGTCCTCTGGAATCCACGTTTGCACGCTCCACGCGATGCCACCGGCCGGCTGCAGATGGGCGGCCCTGGCACGGAGCGTCTCGCCGTACCGAGCACGTCGATCATCGGCGGAGCGGAGGCAGGCAGTTACCACGACGTCTTCGCGCGGACGTGGCCCGAGGCCGTCGTGGCCGCGTTGCGCGATTTGTGCGACGACATCGCGGACCCGGCGCGGCGTGCGCGGGCGGGGCAATGGGCACTCGCCGTGTCCTCCGCGTGGCGCGATCTCACGGCGCGCATCGGCATGCCGGAATTGATCCGGCCCGGCACGCCGCAGCCGTTCCCGTTGGAGGACCTCCATGACCACGTCCTGTAG
- a CDS encoding TraR/DksA C4-type zinc finger protein: MKKNDLKKFKTLLTEKRDEIIKKAKQTLEEDMTLDANDLPDEMDLASSEYLQSFTFRLRGREKAFLDKINKALAKIEDGSFGVCEECGEEISLKRLEARPETNLCIRCKEDQERMEKDYS; encoded by the coding sequence GTGAAAAAGAACGATCTCAAGAAGTTCAAAACGCTACTCACGGAAAAGCGCGACGAGATCATCAAGAAGGCCAAGCAAACGTTGGAGGAGGACATGACCCTCGACGCCAACGACTTGCCCGACGAGATGGACCTCGCGTCGAGCGAGTACCTCCAATCCTTCACGTTCCGCCTGCGCGGCCGGGAAAAGGCGTTTCTGGACAAGATCAACAAGGCGCTCGCGAAGATCGAGGACGGTAGCTTCGGTGTCTGCGAAGAGTGCGGCGAGGAAATCTCGTTGAAGCGCCTCGAAGCCCGCCCCGAGACGAACCTGTGCATCCGTTGCAAGGAGGACCAAGAGCGGATGGAGAAGGACTACTCCTAG
- a CDS encoding bifunctional Gfo/Idh/MocA family oxidoreductase/class I SAM-dependent methyltransferase — protein sequence MSIGEQLERGISVLVETPLAYDELLACMRIARRTGASLRVATVLERTPSARRFIAAVKGLQAPIRGANAACTRDDLHAVLALLGRAFGGVRPWRFTRGAHGISGRLAGVPIVLRVHEEPAPLELTLDHDAGALTFSPAPGEAVDPAAEPRADAAEMQHQLVLAQIHQAIVQAPEAARPEFPDPAAIHDAALRFLGGRAWESLPVALGRLEAISLRALSALLLERDEPEILAALDVAPRHVWLVRRWLLALNRAGRPSSGPELADPATLRDAYAALAFPPAMADLHLAALRALPQLLSDQTTLPRLLGSNAASALSAYQSNVFTAYLDAACDQLAQRRDAPRVLEVGRGNLDLDSDFAVQGVAPESVDVLIARNVLHNAAHIGRTLRCMRRALSAGGWLVFTDSTHENAAMLSAIMFLLSPPPGAPPLGAEDRRAGTGSPFVDTDGWRAELLAAGFAPQFELPPPNSPLAVAGQRLFFAVAL from the coding sequence GTGAGCATCGGCGAGCAGCTCGAACGAGGGATCTCCGTGCTGGTCGAGACGCCGCTCGCGTATGACGAGCTCCTCGCGTGCATGCGCATCGCGCGTCGCACGGGCGCGTCGTTGCGCGTGGCGACGGTGCTCGAGCGCACGCCGTCGGCACGGCGGTTCATCGCCGCCGTGAAGGGGCTGCAGGCGCCGATTCGAGGGGCGAATGCCGCGTGTACGAGGGACGATCTCCACGCGGTGTTGGCCCTCCTAGGCCGCGCGTTCGGCGGCGTTCGCCCATGGCGCTTCACGCGGGGCGCGCATGGGATCTCGGGGCGCCTCGCCGGTGTGCCCATCGTCCTCCGTGTGCACGAGGAGCCTGCGCCCCTCGAGCTCACCCTCGATCACGATGCCGGCGCGCTGACGTTCTCCCCCGCGCCCGGCGAGGCCGTCGATCCCGCCGCCGAGCCTCGGGCCGACGCCGCGGAGATGCAGCACCAGCTCGTGCTGGCGCAAATTCACCAGGCCATCGTCCAGGCGCCCGAAGCGGCGCGGCCGGAGTTCCCCGATCCGGCGGCGATCCACGACGCCGCGCTGCGCTTCCTGGGAGGGCGCGCATGGGAATCGCTTCCCGTGGCGTTGGGGCGGCTCGAGGCCATCAGCCTGCGCGCCCTGTCGGCGCTTCTTCTCGAACGCGACGAGCCCGAGATCCTCGCGGCGCTCGATGTGGCGCCGCGCCACGTTTGGCTCGTTCGCCGTTGGCTGCTCGCCTTGAACCGCGCGGGCCGGCCATCGTCCGGACCCGAGCTCGCCGACCCGGCGACTCTGCGCGACGCCTACGCCGCATTGGCCTTTCCACCCGCGATGGCCGATCTGCACCTCGCAGCGCTGCGCGCACTGCCGCAACTCCTCTCGGACCAGACCACGCTCCCCCGCCTGCTCGGGTCGAACGCGGCGAGCGCCCTCTCCGCGTACCAGAGCAACGTCTTCACGGCCTACCTCGATGCGGCGTGCGACCAGCTTGCGCAACGACGCGATGCGCCCCGCGTGCTCGAGGTGGGGCGCGGCAACCTCGATCTCGACAGCGATTTCGCCGTGCAGGGCGTGGCGCCCGAATCCGTGGACGTGCTGATCGCGCGCAATGTCCTTCACAACGCTGCGCACATCGGTCGCACCTTGAGGTGCATGCGCCGTGCGTTGTCGGCCGGCGGGTGGCTCGTCTTCACCGATTCGACGCACGAGAACGCCGCCATGCTCAGCGCCATCATGTTCTTGCTGTCACCGCCCCCGGGGGCACCGCCCCTGGGCGCTGAAGATCGGCGCGCAGGCACCGGCTCGCCCTTCGTCGACACGGACGGTTGGCGCGCGGAATTGCTCGCGGCCGGCTTCGCGCCCCAATTCGAACTTCCCCCTCCGAACTCGCCGCTGGCTGTCGCTGGCCAGCGCCTCTTCTTCGCGGTCGCCCTATGA
- a CDS encoding class I SAM-dependent methyltransferase, which yields MIIDFSALLAAWCRTLDPPAVRMAILSSPDGFGGIAVRAAEGCGLEVRREPLPLRPARALAFLERTRPDCAVLPVALLREVLACEALALSDLSTLRCIFYEGTAGAMLDAAEVAAAQRLLGAEVSAFVVDGEPAAPIVPQGEAAALAEAKALLEQDVAGLDFTEAIRALEALSHTALRSMLHGLSRSGLFSTPEALHTEDDVVRTANVADAHRPLIRRWLRVLTEQGLLLRSDDAFRSTVPPAAYTGDALDHAWTELETEWTLTMGSSGTIAYARRNAEQLPELLRGTRKAVHLLFPEGRTDLARALYRESIAARYQHHAVRALVGRVAAHAPRPLRILEVGAGTGATSELLLPALAGRDVEYLYTDVSAFFLNEAAERLRAYPFVRFGRYDIDLPPRAQGFAPHEFDVVIGGGVLNAARDTDASIRGLTQLLRTDGWLVLTEPTREEFWVLASQAFMLGETSDGRASTDTTFLSLPQWNAVLDRAGLRRVLGLPEEGHPLHRLGHRVFVARPKQ from the coding sequence ATGATCATCGACTTCTCGGCCTTGCTCGCCGCGTGGTGCCGGACCCTCGATCCGCCTGCCGTTCGCATGGCCATTCTCTCGTCGCCCGACGGCTTTGGCGGTATCGCGGTCCGTGCCGCCGAGGGCTGCGGTTTGGAGGTTCGGCGCGAACCTTTACCCCTTCGCCCGGCCAGGGCCCTGGCCTTTCTCGAGCGCACCCGGCCCGATTGCGCCGTGCTTCCCGTGGCGTTGCTTCGCGAGGTGCTGGCCTGTGAAGCCCTCGCCCTCTCCGATTTGTCCACGTTGCGGTGCATCTTCTACGAGGGCACCGCCGGTGCAATGCTCGATGCCGCCGAAGTCGCCGCGGCCCAACGCCTTCTCGGGGCCGAAGTCTCCGCTTTCGTGGTAGACGGCGAGCCCGCCGCGCCCATCGTCCCCCAAGGGGAGGCTGCCGCGCTCGCGGAAGCCAAGGCGCTGTTGGAGCAGGACGTTGCCGGGCTCGATTTCACGGAGGCCATCCGCGCCCTCGAAGCCTTGAGCCACACGGCGCTGCGCTCGATGCTTCATGGCCTCTCCCGCAGCGGCCTGTTTTCCACCCCGGAGGCCCTGCACACCGAGGACGACGTCGTTCGCACCGCGAACGTGGCCGATGCCCACCGCCCTCTGATCCGCCGCTGGCTTCGCGTTCTCACGGAGCAGGGGCTCCTGCTGCGCAGCGATGACGCCTTCCGCTCCACGGTTCCACCGGCGGCGTACACCGGTGATGCATTGGACCATGCCTGGACCGAACTGGAGACCGAGTGGACCCTCACCATGGGGTCGAGTGGAACGATCGCCTATGCACGCCGCAACGCGGAGCAGCTTCCCGAGCTCCTACGCGGAACCCGAAAGGCCGTGCACCTCTTGTTTCCCGAAGGCCGAACCGACCTTGCGCGTGCGCTGTACCGCGAGAGCATCGCCGCCCGCTACCAGCATCACGCCGTGCGCGCGCTGGTCGGCCGGGTGGCAGCCCATGCTCCACGGCCGCTGCGCATTCTCGAGGTTGGCGCGGGCACCGGCGCGACATCGGAGCTCCTGCTGCCCGCGCTCGCGGGCCGCGACGTGGAGTACCTCTACACGGACGTCTCCGCGTTCTTCTTGAACGAGGCCGCGGAGCGGCTGCGCGCGTACCCCTTCGTTCGATTCGGCCGCTACGACATCGACCTGCCGCCCCGCGCCCAGGGTTTCGCTCCCCACGAATTCGACGTGGTGATCGGCGGCGGTGTCCTCAACGCGGCCCGTGACACGGACGCCTCCATTCGCGGATTGACCCAATTGCTGCGAACCGACGGCTGGCTGGTCCTGACGGAACCCACCCGTGAAGAGTTTTGGGTGCTCGCGTCCCAAGCCTTCATGCTCGGAGAAACGAGCGACGGACGGGCGTCGACCGACACCACGTTTCTCTCGCTCCCGCAGTGGAACGCCGTGCTGGACCGCGCAGGATTGCGCCGCGTGCTCGGTCTTCCCGAAGAGGGCCACCCGCTGCACCGACTCGGCCATCGCGTCTTCGTGGCGCGCCCCAAGCAATGA
- a CDS encoding VOC family protein, with product MTTSCSHVLLWVRDIHQAVRDYRQLGFRVDYATAEAKAQHAHIWFRRGPAIELLTAPATAKWFKWPLELAFGRGAGHRMVRWTRNEGFCDVAVAVDSDDLTGERRALAKAGIPVGRVVRWKRTKPDGAHVRFQFAYPRNEHLPFLVTPYDTPQCPPEVHHPNGAVALRQVRMAVQERDFAAVRRLVGDDPTFSLEPGERTRIRDVALEGLLTELDPTLLHGATFLSWGDESCSKAS from the coding sequence ATGACCACGTCCTGTAGCCACGTTTTGCTCTGGGTTCGCGACATTCACCAGGCGGTGCGCGACTACCGCCAACTCGGTTTTCGCGTGGATTATGCCACCGCGGAGGCCAAGGCCCAGCACGCGCACATCTGGTTTCGCCGCGGGCCGGCCATCGAACTTCTCACCGCGCCCGCCACCGCCAAATGGTTCAAATGGCCTCTCGAGCTGGCCTTCGGCCGCGGTGCCGGTCACCGCATGGTGCGCTGGACACGAAACGAGGGGTTCTGCGACGTGGCGGTCGCCGTCGATTCGGACGATCTCACGGGCGAACGACGTGCCCTGGCCAAAGCGGGCATCCCCGTCGGTCGCGTGGTCCGCTGGAAGCGCACCAAGCCCGATGGTGCGCATGTCCGCTTCCAATTCGCCTATCCGCGGAACGAACATCTGCCCTTTCTGGTCACCCCGTACGATACGCCGCAATGCCCGCCCGAGGTGCACCATCCCAACGGCGCCGTCGCGCTCCGCCAAGTGCGAATGGCCGTGCAGGAGCGCGATTTCGCGGCCGTGCGGAGGCTCGTCGGCGACGACCCCACATTCTCGTTGGAACCCGGTGAGCGCACGCGAATCCGTGATGTGGCCCTCGAAGGCCTTCTGACGGAGCTCGATCCCACGCTCCTGCACGGAGCGACCTTTCTTTCATGGGGAGATGAATCATGCTCGAAGGCTTCGTAA
- a CDS encoding lipopolysaccharide biosynthesis protein, with amino-acid sequence MVRPLSHPAPSASKQDEPQAGQGARAVGRGGLAVLGAKAYFILLGFVQQTALKYAIGMAGYGALSRVLAPANIINNVIVSSSTQGVSRAVAGGGKRQDEAFRATLRVHVPLAIGLAVLFALLSPTYAAFQKSPHIARPLRIVACVVAIYGVYAPLVGSLNGRAMFTRQAALDTIFATLRTVGLIGVGWFFATRFGAGVEGAVLGFVIAALLIVPMALFWSGTGRTPEAEGAPEVPRGMAYLAQLLPLALAQLFANGLMQADIAVLGRFLSSGALDSGLTGAAAASSSDEWVAVYRFCQFFAFLPYQLVLSIAQILFPMVARAHAENDREAVRRYVERGARISALACGLFVAVIVALPASVLGVAFGSVVSERGAGTLRILVIGQGAFTLFGIGTTVLASLGKERLSATLSFVLLALLAGSVWVASSHATYGEPQLRATALSTSVTLGIGLLAMAVAVRRYSGAFIPFATFLRALGGIALAYVAGLFLPRLGWLLTPVAAGVVAIAYVALLAVTGELKSADRDMVLSLISRRKRG; translated from the coding sequence ATGGTTCGTCCTCTATCACACCCGGCACCCTCCGCGTCCAAGCAGGACGAGCCGCAGGCCGGGCAAGGCGCGCGTGCGGTCGGAAGGGGCGGACTGGCCGTGCTCGGCGCCAAGGCGTACTTCATTTTGCTCGGGTTCGTGCAGCAAACGGCCCTGAAGTACGCCATCGGCATGGCCGGCTACGGCGCCCTTTCACGGGTGCTTGCACCGGCCAACATCATCAACAACGTCATCGTCTCGAGCTCCACCCAAGGGGTGAGCCGCGCGGTCGCCGGCGGAGGAAAGCGCCAGGACGAGGCCTTCCGGGCCACGCTCCGCGTCCACGTGCCGCTGGCCATCGGGCTCGCCGTGCTTTTCGCCTTGCTCAGCCCCACGTACGCGGCGTTTCAAAAATCGCCGCACATCGCGCGGCCGCTGCGCATCGTGGCCTGCGTGGTCGCGATCTATGGCGTGTACGCGCCGCTCGTGGGCTCGCTCAACGGACGCGCGATGTTCACGCGCCAGGCGGCTCTCGATACGATTTTTGCGACCCTGCGCACCGTCGGCTTGATCGGGGTGGGCTGGTTCTTCGCCACACGCTTCGGCGCCGGGGTGGAAGGCGCCGTCCTCGGCTTCGTCATCGCCGCGCTGCTCATCGTGCCCATGGCGCTCTTTTGGAGCGGCACGGGGCGCACGCCCGAGGCGGAGGGCGCGCCGGAGGTGCCGCGCGGCATGGCCTACCTCGCGCAGCTCCTGCCGCTGGCCCTGGCGCAGCTCTTCGCCAATGGCTTGATGCAGGCGGACATCGCCGTGCTCGGGCGCTTTCTCTCTTCGGGCGCGCTCGACAGCGGCCTCACGGGCGCCGCGGCCGCGAGCAGCTCCGACGAGTGGGTCGCCGTGTATCGGTTTTGCCAATTCTTCGCGTTCCTGCCGTACCAGCTCGTCTTGAGCATCGCGCAGATCCTCTTTCCCATGGTGGCGCGCGCCCACGCGGAAAACGACCGCGAGGCCGTCCGCCGCTACGTCGAACGCGGCGCGCGGATCAGCGCCCTCGCGTGCGGGCTGTTCGTCGCGGTCATCGTGGCGCTGCCCGCATCCGTACTCGGCGTGGCCTTCGGCTCCGTGGTGTCCGAGCGCGGCGCGGGCACCTTGCGCATTCTGGTGATTGGACAGGGTGCCTTCACCTTGTTCGGAATCGGCACCACCGTCCTGGCCAGCCTGGGCAAAGAGCGCCTTTCGGCGACCCTCAGCTTCGTTCTGCTGGCTCTTCTCGCGGGTTCCGTCTGGGTGGCGAGCTCCCACGCCACGTACGGGGAGCCGCAACTCCGCGCCACCGCCCTTTCGACGAGCGTGACCTTGGGCATTGGCCTTTTGGCCATGGCCGTCGCCGTTCGTCGCTATTCGGGAGCGTTCATCCCCTTTGCCACGTTCCTGCGCGCGCTCGGAGGAATTGCCTTGGCCTATGTCGCGGGCCTTTTCTTGCCGCGCCTCGGCTGGCTTCTCACGCCCGTTGCAGCCGGCGTCGTCGCCATCGCGTACGTCGCCCTTCTCGCCGTCACGGGCGAGTTGAAGAGCGCCGATCGCGACATGGTGCTTTCCCTGATTTCTCGGCGGAAACGCGGATAG
- a CDS encoding DUF5829 family protein yields the protein MASQPVQRPGVPYFFDHSVAFVSNSTYQAFQNSTWLRDVFSSLTVDTQTTPEQPSVTQQFERTSLMFFQEGAFGFPPGMTGFGFTSESPGGLKLATHALETSLGKDNVSPYTETTSVHGRAATVRGSEMAFSGPFFSWVNETSTDSSPNIPLTRTEMVNEDYAPAKLASNLVAIGLALGPEDSGRFEQVLRAVGWSVERHEAYFAGHSPLDGGSRRSVIVEPAVGSRRGMSVAVIALNRYTSHDEQLGDARLMVGVRGKNVAVLRIHPSAGNEAIEREIDGL from the coding sequence ATGGCTTCTCAGCCGGTGCAACGCCCAGGAGTGCCGTACTTCTTCGACCATTCGGTGGCATTCGTTTCCAATTCTACGTACCAGGCCTTTCAGAATTCAACTTGGCTCCGAGATGTCTTTTCGAGCCTGACGGTCGACACCCAGACCACGCCGGAACAACCCAGCGTGACGCAGCAGTTCGAGCGCACGAGCCTGATGTTCTTCCAAGAGGGAGCATTCGGATTCCCGCCCGGGATGACCGGTTTCGGCTTCACCTCGGAATCACCCGGAGGACTGAAGCTCGCCACGCATGCCTTGGAAACCTCGCTCGGGAAGGACAACGTGTCACCGTACACGGAAACGACATCCGTTCACGGACGGGCGGCGACGGTGCGCGGATCGGAGATGGCTTTCTCCGGTCCTTTCTTTTCGTGGGTCAATGAGACAAGTACGGATTCCAGTCCGAACATTCCGCTTACGCGCACCGAAATGGTAAATGAGGATTATGCACCGGCGAAGCTGGCCAGCAATCTCGTGGCCATCGGTCTCGCGCTCGGCCCCGAGGACAGCGGGCGCTTCGAGCAAGTTCTGCGAGCCGTCGGATGGTCCGTTGAACGGCACGAAGCTTACTTCGCGGGGCACTCACCTTTGGACGGAGGCAGCCGTCGATCCGTGATCGTCGAACCCGCCGTCGGAAGTCGACGCGGAATGTCCGTGGCGGTCATCGCGTTGAATCGGTACACCTCGCACGACGAACAGCTCGGCGATGCGAGGCTCATGGTGGGGGTGCGCGGGAAAAACGTCGCGGTGCTGCGGATTCACCCGTCCGCCGGCAACGAAGCCATCGAGCGCGAGATCGACGGCCTCTGA